Proteins encoded in a region of the uncultured Paludibaculum sp. genome:
- the thiL gene encoding thiamine-phosphate kinase, producing the protein MNELSLITAIRRWSAPKAAAPGLVAGIGDDCAIIRPRPSEDLLFTTDFLIEDVHFTRAEYTGIDTGWKALARGLSDIAAMGGDARYALVSLALAPWCCHNYVRDLYKGLNQLAGRHGVNIIGGDVTKTEKLSIDTIVIGAVPRGKALRRSGAKPGDVIYVSGALGRAAVKNYRDRPAPRLELGRKLRGKATACMDLSDGLAMDLHRLAMESGVAAELDGPLPSAPNATLEQALFGGEDYELLCTLPAGRRAPLELTRVGRIVEGKPGRVTLAGESLHPRGWDPLA; encoded by the coding sequence ATGAACGAACTCAGCCTGATCACCGCGATTCGGAGGTGGTCCGCTCCCAAGGCGGCCGCTCCCGGCCTGGTGGCTGGCATTGGCGATGACTGTGCCATCATTCGGCCTCGCCCGAGCGAGGATCTACTCTTCACGACGGACTTCCTCATCGAGGACGTACACTTCACGCGTGCGGAATATACCGGCATCGACACGGGCTGGAAGGCCCTGGCCCGGGGCCTGAGCGATATTGCGGCGATGGGCGGAGATGCCCGCTATGCGCTGGTGTCACTGGCCCTGGCCCCATGGTGTTGCCACAACTATGTCCGGGACCTGTACAAGGGCCTGAACCAACTGGCCGGCCGGCATGGCGTCAACATCATCGGCGGAGATGTGACGAAGACGGAGAAGCTGAGCATCGACACCATCGTGATTGGAGCCGTGCCGCGAGGCAAGGCGCTACGCCGTAGCGGCGCGAAGCCGGGCGATGTCATCTATGTCAGCGGCGCGCTAGGCCGGGCGGCGGTGAAGAACTACAGAGACCGGCCCGCGCCCAGGCTGGAACTGGGCCGGAAGCTGCGCGGCAAGGCCACAGCCTGCATGGACTTGAGCGACGGACTGGCGATGGACCTGCATCGTCTGGCCATGGAGTCCGGTGTGGCCGCCGAACTGGACGGTCCGCTGCCCTCGGCGCCCAACGCGACGCTGGAGCAGGCGCTATTTGGCGGCGAGGACTATGAACTGCTCTGCACCCTGCCCGCGGGCCGCAGGGCGCCGCTCGAATTGACCCGGGTGGGCCGTATCGTAGAAGGCAAACCGGGCCGTGTGACTCTGGCCGGAGAGAGTTTACATCCCCGAGGCTGGGATCCCCTCGCCTGA
- a CDS encoding Hsp70 family protein — translation MRFLGIDLGTTNCGFASTSADADAGVELFHIPQLTNPGEVQAEPLLESALYLARDGEFADGALDLPWLEGNRTITGRLAARRGVETLGRLVTSAKSWLSYTGADRTAAILPVNAPDGAPRVSPVEASQRYLEHLKAAWDFEHPDVPFEQQHVVLTVPASFDEVARQLTQKAAEQAGFKNLILLEEPQAAFYAWLERHDNWRENVEPGDLVLVIDVGGGTTDLTLITVTEKDGALQLERVAVGDHLLLGGDNMDLALAHSAAARMGKLDSMQFHALWQQCRLAKENLLSNDEMQDAPLTILGRGSSLIGGTIKGKLTRAEVEALLVDGFFPVVSSHDMPARQRRSGLMEVGLPYEPDAAITRHLARFLRRDGAGMACPTHVLFNGGVFRAGHLRKRLIEVLNQFLAEEGKPPVTALEGDDLMHAVARGAAYYGRAREGRGIRIRGGVPRTYYIGIESAMPAVPGFAAPMKALTVVPFGMEEGTGAKVPNREFALIVGEPAEFRFFSSSARKHDDAGTLLEEIDADLEEIAPIQVHLEGEEGQMVRVSLETHVTETGVLELWCVARDGRRWKLEFQVREAGRKRNS, via the coding sequence GTGCGATTTCTTGGTATCGACCTCGGCACCACAAACTGCGGGTTTGCCTCAACGTCCGCCGACGCGGACGCGGGGGTGGAACTGTTCCATATTCCGCAGTTGACCAACCCCGGGGAGGTACAGGCGGAGCCGCTGCTCGAGTCGGCGCTGTATCTGGCCCGGGATGGCGAGTTCGCCGACGGCGCGCTGGATTTGCCGTGGCTGGAGGGCAACCGGACCATCACCGGCCGTCTGGCGGCGCGGCGTGGTGTGGAGACGCTGGGGCGCCTGGTCACCTCGGCGAAGTCGTGGCTTTCCTACACCGGAGCCGACCGGACGGCCGCGATTCTGCCGGTGAACGCGCCGGACGGAGCGCCGCGGGTGTCGCCCGTGGAGGCCAGCCAACGCTACCTGGAGCACCTGAAAGCGGCCTGGGATTTCGAACATCCGGATGTGCCATTCGAGCAGCAGCACGTTGTGCTGACGGTGCCGGCATCGTTTGATGAAGTCGCGCGGCAATTGACGCAGAAGGCGGCCGAGCAGGCCGGCTTCAAGAACCTGATCCTGCTGGAAGAGCCGCAAGCGGCTTTCTACGCATGGCTGGAGCGGCACGACAACTGGCGCGAGAACGTGGAGCCAGGCGATCTCGTCCTGGTGATCGACGTCGGCGGTGGTACGACGGACCTCACGCTGATCACTGTCACCGAAAAGGATGGCGCGCTGCAACTGGAGCGCGTGGCAGTGGGCGACCACCTGCTGCTGGGCGGCGACAATATGGACCTGGCGCTGGCGCACTCCGCCGCGGCGCGAATGGGCAAACTGGACTCCATGCAGTTCCACGCCTTGTGGCAGCAGTGCCGCCTGGCGAAAGAGAACCTGCTGTCCAACGACGAAATGCAGGACGCTCCGCTGACCATTCTGGGCCGGGGCTCCTCACTAATCGGAGGGACCATCAAGGGTAAGCTGACACGAGCCGAGGTCGAAGCTCTGCTGGTGGATGGGTTCTTCCCCGTGGTCTCGTCACACGACATGCCGGCGCGGCAACGCCGGTCCGGATTGATGGAAGTGGGCCTGCCGTACGAACCCGACGCGGCCATCACGCGGCATCTGGCGCGATTCCTCCGGCGTGACGGGGCCGGCATGGCTTGTCCGACACACGTCCTGTTCAACGGCGGCGTGTTCCGGGCCGGCCACTTGCGCAAAAGGTTGATTGAGGTCCTCAATCAATTCCTGGCTGAGGAGGGCAAGCCGCCCGTCACCGCCTTGGAAGGCGACGATCTGATGCATGCCGTGGCGCGCGGCGCCGCCTACTATGGACGCGCCAGGGAAGGGCGAGGCATCCGGATCCGCGGCGGCGTGCCAAGGACCTACTACATCGGCATCGAGTCGGCCATGCCGGCCGTGCCCGGCTTCGCTGCGCCGATGAAGGCACTGACGGTGGTTCCGTTCGGCATGGAAGAGGGGACCGGTGCGAAGGTGCCCAACCGCGAATTCGCCCTGATTGTGGGCGAGCCGGCGGAGTTTCGATTTTTCTCGTCCTCGGCGCGCAAACACGATGACGCCGGAACGCTGCTGGAAGAGATTGATGCGGATCTCGAAGAGATCGCGCCCATCCAGGTTCATCTGGAAGGCGAGGAGGGCCAGATGGTGCGCGTGTCGCTGGAGACTCACGTAACGGAAACCGGTGTGCTGGAGCTGTGGTGCGTGGCCCGTGATGGCCGCCGCTGGAAGCTCGAGTTTCAGGTGCGCGAAGCTGGACGGAAACGGAACTCATGA
- a CDS encoding Hsp70 family protein — protein sequence MKIGIDLGTTNSACAFIDPNEADGADFPPVHILPIPQEVIGGQTEPRRSLPSFLYLEGDGMTGENAREQGALVPTKLVHSAKSWLSNSEVDRTAKILPWDAQEAGRVVSPVEASARYLKHIRDAWEATGRGPISGHEVVLTVPASFDEEARELTVQAAHEAGIENLTLLEEPAAAFYSWIANHLSQSQKSLTDGMTVLVVDVGGGTSDFTVIRVGREGDRVNFTRTAVGRHLLLGGDNLDLTLAWLVESKLNKQLSLRQRSALRRQCSAAKERLLGSPDLAGVDITVLGGGTSLIGGTLKATVLREEAMELAMEGFLPFCGLDEKPQEDKKSLFREIGLPYVSDPAVTRHLAAFLQSSQSPAPDAILFNGGFFIPEILRLRVTDVVESWYGKRPLVFENNDLDLAVAVGASYYSYVRGTGSGVLVRGGLPRAYFLGVDSPDTENLKTVCLVPRGTEEGSTLTLDLENLQLVANKPVKFKLYSSLLRTEDQVGEVVEFPVQEVAENLHQHAPLEAVIRFGKKAEERLVPVKLGVHLSEVGTLEIWAESKISEHRWRLQFELRKPVLAEQVKKSRPVAVISAEAVSAAEAAIRDVFERGTEAPEGLPGKLEQTLALGRNSWPLEVIRKLADLFLDLNEGRRKSPAHEVRWLNLAGLCLRPGFGHPGDDYRIELARRVWAQGPAFGNKPENETQWWIFWGRVAGGLNKNQQADVFQRASYALRPKGKPQRLNASLEREMWRCAASLELLPAGTRTELGTALVKRLRSEPNASDFWCLARIGARKLFYGPLNQVLPAATAVRWIEGIAKLKGAEECIARLGQSTGDATRDLPPSSLEMVRRALAASPDLLAMFEGDVPSDLDSMARVFGEELPSGLVLVDTAQE from the coding sequence ATGAAGATCGGAATTGACCTCGGCACGACAAACTCCGCGTGCGCGTTTATCGACCCCAACGAGGCGGACGGCGCCGATTTTCCGCCTGTTCATATCCTGCCCATCCCTCAGGAAGTAATCGGCGGCCAGACGGAACCGCGCCGGTCACTGCCGTCCTTCCTTTACCTGGAAGGCGACGGGATGACGGGCGAGAATGCGCGCGAGCAGGGAGCGTTGGTCCCAACCAAGCTCGTGCATTCAGCGAAATCGTGGCTATCGAACTCCGAGGTGGACCGGACCGCGAAGATCCTGCCGTGGGACGCGCAGGAAGCCGGCCGCGTGGTGTCGCCCGTGGAGGCTTCCGCCCGATATCTGAAGCACATCCGCGATGCTTGGGAGGCCACCGGTCGCGGACCCATCTCCGGTCACGAGGTGGTGCTGACCGTACCTGCTTCGTTCGACGAAGAGGCGCGCGAACTCACCGTACAGGCCGCGCACGAAGCGGGCATCGAGAACCTCACGTTGCTGGAAGAGCCTGCCGCGGCGTTCTATTCGTGGATCGCGAATCATCTATCGCAATCGCAGAAGTCGCTGACTGACGGCATGACCGTGCTGGTGGTGGACGTGGGCGGCGGCACCAGCGATTTCACGGTGATCCGAGTGGGCCGCGAAGGCGACCGTGTGAACTTCACACGCACGGCCGTGGGGCGGCATCTATTGCTGGGCGGCGACAATCTCGACCTGACGCTAGCCTGGCTGGTGGAATCGAAGCTGAACAAACAGCTCTCCCTGCGCCAGCGCAGCGCTCTGCGCCGGCAGTGCTCGGCCGCCAAGGAGCGGCTATTGGGGTCGCCCGATCTCGCGGGCGTGGACATCACCGTGCTGGGCGGAGGCACTTCTCTGATCGGTGGGACGCTGAAAGCAACAGTCCTGCGGGAAGAGGCGATGGAACTGGCGATGGAGGGCTTCCTGCCCTTCTGCGGACTGGATGAGAAGCCCCAGGAAGACAAAAAAAGCCTGTTCCGCGAGATCGGGCTGCCGTATGTGAGTGACCCCGCGGTGACGCGGCATCTAGCGGCATTTCTCCAATCGTCGCAGTCGCCTGCGCCGGACGCCATCCTGTTCAACGGTGGCTTCTTCATTCCAGAGATCCTGCGCCTGCGGGTAACCGATGTCGTCGAAAGCTGGTATGGCAAGCGGCCACTGGTCTTCGAGAACAACGATCTGGACCTCGCTGTGGCCGTCGGAGCGTCGTATTACTCCTATGTCCGCGGCACCGGCAGCGGGGTGCTGGTGCGCGGCGGCCTGCCACGAGCCTATTTCCTGGGCGTCGATTCTCCGGACACGGAGAATCTCAAAACTGTGTGTCTGGTGCCACGCGGGACGGAAGAAGGATCAACGCTGACGCTGGATCTCGAGAACCTGCAACTCGTGGCCAACAAGCCGGTGAAGTTCAAGCTGTACTCCTCGCTGCTGCGGACTGAAGACCAGGTGGGCGAGGTGGTGGAGTTCCCGGTTCAGGAAGTGGCCGAGAATCTGCACCAGCACGCTCCGCTGGAGGCGGTGATCCGCTTCGGCAAGAAGGCGGAAGAGCGGCTGGTGCCCGTGAAACTGGGCGTGCATCTGAGCGAAGTGGGCACGCTGGAGATCTGGGCGGAGTCGAAGATCAGCGAGCATCGCTGGCGGCTGCAGTTCGAGCTGCGCAAACCGGTGCTGGCCGAACAGGTGAAGAAGTCGCGGCCCGTGGCGGTGATCAGCGCCGAAGCTGTGAGCGCGGCCGAGGCAGCCATCCGGGACGTTTTCGAGCGAGGAACCGAGGCTCCAGAGGGCTTGCCCGGCAAGCTGGAACAAACGCTGGCATTGGGCCGCAATTCCTGGCCGCTGGAAGTGATCCGCAAGCTGGCGGATCTATTCCTGGATTTGAACGAAGGGCGCCGGAAGTCGCCGGCTCATGAGGTGCGCTGGCTGAATCTGGCCGGCTTGTGTCTGCGGCCCGGGTTTGGTCATCCAGGCGACGATTACCGCATCGAACTGGCGCGGCGCGTGTGGGCGCAGGGGCCGGCGTTCGGCAACAAGCCCGAGAACGAGACGCAGTGGTGGATCTTCTGGGGCCGCGTGGCCGGTGGACTAAACAAGAATCAGCAGGCCGATGTCTTCCAGAGGGCCTCCTATGCGCTACGCCCGAAGGGCAAGCCGCAGCGGTTGAATGCCAGCCTGGAACGGGAGATGTGGCGCTGCGCCGCCTCGCTCGAACTGCTGCCCGCGGGCACGCGGACCGAGTTGGGTACCGCGCTCGTGAAACGGCTGCGATCGGAACCCAACGCGTCGGACTTCTGGTGCCTGGCGCGCATCGGCGCCCGCAAGCTCTTCTACGGGCCTCTGAATCAGGTGCTGCCGGCGGCCACGGCGGTGCGATGGATTGAGGGGATCGCGAAGCTGAAAGGTGCCGAGGAGTGCATTGCGCGGCTGGGTCAGTCCACGGGCGATGCGACCCGTGACCTACCGCCCAGCTCATTGGAGATGGTGCGGCGTGCGCTCGCCGCGTCACCGGATCTGCTGGCAATGTTCGAAGGAGACGTGCCCAGCGATCTGGATTCGATGGCCCGCGTCTTCGGCGAGGAGCTACCCTCCGGACTCGTCCTGGTGGATACTGCACAGGAATGA
- a CDS encoding PadR family transcriptional regulator produces the protein MDEQNTDLIQGTLDMLILKSLDLEPMHGFGIARRIEQVSRGVFKVNPGSLLTAFQRLERMGWLDSEWRQTENSRRAKFYRLTRTGRKQLGVETANWTRRASAIARLLKAEG, from the coding sequence ATGGACGAACAGAATACCGACCTGATCCAGGGCACCCTGGACATGCTCATTCTCAAATCTCTCGATCTGGAACCGATGCACGGTTTCGGCATCGCCCGCCGCATTGAACAGGTGTCGCGCGGTGTCTTCAAGGTGAACCCGGGTTCGCTGCTCACCGCCTTTCAGCGGCTGGAACGGATGGGCTGGCTGGATTCCGAGTGGCGCCAGACTGAGAACTCACGCCGCGCGAAGTTTTACCGCCTGACCCGGACAGGCCGGAAGCAACTGGGCGTGGAGACAGCGAACTGGACTCGCCGCGCTTCGGCCATCGCGCGCCTGCTAAAGGCTGAGGGCTAG
- a CDS encoding ADOP family duplicated permease, which yields MIVRRLQYWIHRRRRAAALREEIELHVEEKAEELRDAGLSERDAWAQARRLFGNPLIRQEESREIWIARYWSEFWQDLRYGVRTLAAKPGFTLAAVLALVLGIGVNAFFFNVYNSLAWEPWAIRDPQSTVQVLQERHSGRWSGFSWPHFRYLQTNVRSLAGLAADSGINMRVTRGESIWDGEAGAVSGNFFDLLAPGFALGRGFLPATAEVVLSHDAWLTRFGGDPQILGASIELNRRRFQVAGVATPGFNGATINRTDMWVSAEWRDLLLAGEPRLDSDSTCCLSLVGRLNPGVSREAAEAEMSTLHAQYLESVRRPPGRLLLTEPSFLANPTRSSQTRPFFLIVAVASLLILALACANVANLQLARTVARRGEIALRLSLGASHARILRQLIVESLCISAMAGLASLAVSQWLPDWTFRQLAGPQDRLTFQFANDTRVLLFVVLATLIAALLSGLAPAVNAIRGAAAGHLRQGSHSRSSGRMRAMLLGAQVALSTILLAGTALMVRSIDRIRHVDIGLPQEKLLVMSTGFDASGLPPARARALLDSLMERTATLPGVESVSLASRIPFGERCGGSAEDPASHERIPVTMHEVSPNFFETLRVPILLGRGFTAGDSGRATVILSEAAARRFFPAGDAIGQTLSLARPSQVVGVVRDFGTADFGSEHDVYQVVESAGRCNNLLVIRHAGRAAALLAELPKQAYGLDRRFILFAVPYSSVVAKAHHAVDLAAAIAAVLGGLSLLLVCVGIYGVAAYGISQRTRELGIRVALGARPARILAMVLRQNLRTVTIGAGVGILGAMAFGRLLRSLLYGVSPSDPAALALTIATLLLMSTLAVWGPARRAAQIDPAITLRHE from the coding sequence ATGATTGTTCGACGACTCCAGTATTGGATCCACCGCCGCCGGCGCGCAGCGGCGCTTCGGGAAGAGATAGAGCTCCACGTCGAGGAGAAGGCCGAGGAGTTGCGTGACGCGGGACTGAGCGAGCGCGATGCCTGGGCGCAGGCGCGTCGCCTTTTCGGCAACCCCTTGATTCGACAGGAGGAGTCGCGCGAGATCTGGATTGCCCGTTACTGGTCTGAGTTCTGGCAGGACCTCCGTTATGGCGTCCGGACCCTGGCGGCTAAGCCCGGATTCACCTTGGCCGCTGTGCTCGCTCTAGTGCTGGGTATCGGGGTCAACGCGTTCTTCTTCAATGTTTACAACTCGCTAGCGTGGGAGCCTTGGGCCATCCGCGATCCGCAGTCCACGGTTCAGGTATTGCAGGAGCGCCATTCCGGCCGCTGGTCGGGGTTCTCCTGGCCGCACTTCCGGTACCTGCAGACCAACGTTCGGTCTCTCGCCGGACTGGCGGCGGACTCCGGCATCAACATGCGCGTCACGCGGGGCGAGTCCATTTGGGACGGCGAGGCCGGCGCCGTCAGCGGCAACTTCTTCGACCTCCTGGCGCCGGGCTTTGCGCTTGGGCGCGGGTTTCTGCCGGCGACGGCTGAGGTCGTCCTGAGCCATGACGCGTGGCTGACCCGTTTCGGCGGAGATCCCCAAATCCTGGGCGCGTCGATCGAACTGAACCGTCGTCGCTTCCAGGTGGCCGGCGTGGCCACTCCCGGTTTCAATGGCGCCACCATTAATCGCACCGACATGTGGGTGAGCGCCGAATGGCGAGACCTTTTGCTCGCGGGCGAGCCGCGCCTCGATAGCGACTCCACCTGCTGCCTCTCGCTTGTGGGCCGGTTGAATCCCGGAGTCAGCCGCGAGGCCGCAGAGGCCGAGATGTCCACACTCCACGCCCAGTATCTGGAATCGGTGCGCCGTCCGCCCGGGCGCCTGTTGCTAACCGAGCCGTCGTTCCTTGCGAATCCCACTCGGTCCAGCCAGACACGGCCGTTCTTCCTCATCGTGGCCGTGGCCTCCCTGCTGATCCTGGCTCTGGCCTGCGCCAACGTGGCCAATCTACAGTTGGCGCGGACCGTCGCCCGCCGCGGGGAGATCGCGCTGCGGCTCTCGCTCGGCGCTAGCCACGCGCGCATCCTGCGACAGCTCATTGTGGAGAGCCTGTGCATCAGCGCCATGGCCGGCCTTGCCAGCCTGGCCGTTTCGCAGTGGCTGCCAGACTGGACATTCCGCCAACTGGCCGGCCCACAGGATCGCCTCACCTTCCAGTTCGCGAACGATACCCGCGTCCTGCTGTTTGTCGTACTGGCGACGCTCATCGCCGCGCTGCTTTCTGGACTGGCGCCCGCTGTCAACGCCATCCGCGGAGCCGCCGCCGGCCACTTGCGGCAGGGCAGCCACTCGCGGTCCAGCGGTCGCATGCGCGCGATGTTGCTGGGCGCGCAGGTCGCCCTATCGACCATCCTGCTGGCGGGCACGGCGCTGATGGTGCGTTCCATCGATCGTATTCGCCACGTCGACATTGGTCTGCCGCAGGAGAAACTGCTGGTGATGTCCACCGGCTTCGACGCTAGTGGACTGCCGCCCGCGCGGGCTCGTGCGCTGTTGGATTCCCTGATGGAGCGGACCGCGACTCTACCGGGTGTCGAATCCGTCTCACTCGCTAGCCGCATCCCGTTTGGGGAGCGCTGCGGCGGCTCGGCCGAGGATCCGGCGAGCCACGAGCGCATCCCTGTCACCATGCACGAAGTGTCGCCGAACTTCTTCGAAACGCTGCGCGTTCCAATCCTGCTGGGCCGCGGGTTCACGGCTGGTGATTCCGGCCGGGCCACCGTGATTCTCAGTGAGGCCGCGGCGCGGCGGTTCTTCCCCGCTGGCGATGCGATTGGCCAGACGCTATCACTCGCCCGTCCGTCGCAGGTAGTCGGCGTAGTTCGCGACTTCGGCACGGCGGACTTCGGATCGGAACATGACGTCTATCAGGTCGTGGAATCCGCCGGCCGCTGCAACAATCTGCTGGTCATCCGGCACGCTGGGAGGGCCGCTGCACTGCTGGCCGAGCTCCCGAAGCAGGCCTATGGCCTGGACCGCCGGTTCATCTTGTTCGCTGTTCCGTACAGTAGCGTGGTGGCGAAAGCCCACCACGCAGTGGATCTGGCAGCGGCCATCGCCGCCGTATTGGGCGGGCTGTCGCTTCTGCTGGTCTGCGTCGGCATCTATGGAGTGGCGGCCTACGGAATCTCCCAGCGTACGCGCGAGCTCGGCATCCGCGTCGCGCTGGGCGCCCGGCCCGCCCGAATTCTGGCCATGGTCCTGCGGCAGAACCTGCGCACCGTGACCATCGGCGCCGGCGTCGGGATCCTCGGTGCAATGGCCTTCGGGCGCCTGCTGCGGAGCCTCCTCTACGGCGTTTCCCCCTCCGATCCCGCGGCTCTGGCGCTCACCATCGCGACGCTTTTGCTGATGTCGACCCTGGCCGTCTGGGGGCCCGCCCGCCGCGCGGCCCAAATCGATCCTGCCATCACCCTGCGGCACGAGTAG
- a CDS encoding DUF2760 domain-containing protein, which translates to MAFRAFFGILGGSLAEDIAQAHGYSKTPAKKAPEPPKEPALKPEAGAMQLLGILQRDARLLDFVMEDIEPFSDDQVGAAVRSLHAQSQEALRKYFKLAPVIDGVEGTFTKPESAGALAKDGSAIKFVGNLPAQGKPTGGLLRHKGWRVDSTMLPTLNPKMNLSILAPAELEVE; encoded by the coding sequence ATGGCTTTTCGTGCGTTTTTTGGAATCCTGGGCGGCTCGCTGGCCGAGGACATCGCTCAGGCGCATGGCTATTCGAAGACCCCAGCGAAGAAGGCACCCGAACCGCCTAAGGAACCCGCGCTGAAGCCGGAAGCCGGCGCCATGCAACTGCTGGGCATCCTACAGCGGGACGCTCGGCTGCTGGACTTCGTGATGGAGGACATCGAGCCTTTCTCCGACGACCAGGTGGGCGCGGCGGTACGGTCTCTGCACGCACAGTCGCAGGAGGCGCTGCGGAAGTACTTCAAGCTGGCTCCGGTGATCGATGGGGTAGAAGGCACGTTTACGAAGCCCGAGTCCGCCGGCGCCCTGGCGAAAGACGGCTCGGCGATCAAGTTTGTCGGCAATCTGCCGGCGCAGGGCAAGCCCACGGGCGGCTTATTGCGGCACAAGGGGTGGCGGGTGGATTCCACCATGCTGCCCACGCTGAACCCGAAGATGAACCTGTCGATTCTCGCTCCGGCGGAACTGGAAGTCGAGTAG
- a CDS encoding DJ-1/PfpI family protein, which translates to MTRIWSRVFFAALLTMVVLHADGTMPRRTAAVVLFPGAQVMGYAAPFDILRYGGTNVFTVAERPTVVTSGDLSVNAQYTFENAPDPDILLVPGGSNMGNELDNPRLLSFLREKAGRARIVLSVSNGSFLLGKAGLLDDQTATTAFGQIDGLRQIAPLARVVDDVRFTDNGKIVTSAGATAGIDAALHVLEKLDGRGTAQMAALAMEYKWDPDGTFVRSQLADRLCAFRYEVAQWQSIRREGDEQQWVNEWTVSDPSSPEEVFDAFQRAIRQHITWMGSTPRWTRIDDGDEPLRSQWRFRDEQDRTWRGVLEVTPNTVTQQGAVVRLSLHLDPRRASI; encoded by the coding sequence ATGACTAGAATTTGGAGCCGGGTATTCTTCGCCGCCCTGCTGACGATGGTGGTGCTCCACGCCGATGGCACCATGCCGCGAAGGACGGCGGCGGTCGTTCTGTTTCCCGGCGCACAGGTGATGGGCTACGCCGCGCCGTTCGACATCCTGCGGTACGGCGGGACGAATGTATTCACGGTCGCGGAGCGGCCCACCGTGGTCACCAGTGGCGACCTGAGCGTCAACGCGCAATACACTTTTGAGAACGCGCCGGATCCGGACATCCTACTGGTGCCCGGCGGCAGCAACATGGGGAACGAACTCGACAATCCGCGGCTTCTGAGTTTCCTGCGCGAGAAGGCCGGCCGGGCACGGATCGTGCTCTCGGTGAGCAATGGATCGTTCCTGTTGGGCAAAGCGGGCCTGCTGGATGACCAGACCGCCACCACGGCGTTCGGCCAAATCGACGGCCTGCGGCAGATTGCACCCCTCGCCAGGGTGGTAGACGACGTGCGATTCACGGATAACGGCAAGATTGTCACCTCAGCCGGCGCCACGGCGGGTATCGACGCGGCGCTGCACGTGTTGGAGAAACTGGACGGGCGCGGCACCGCGCAGATGGCCGCGCTCGCGATGGAATACAAGTGGGATCCGGATGGGACATTTGTCCGGTCGCAGTTGGCCGACAGGCTGTGCGCATTCCGCTATGAAGTGGCACAGTGGCAGTCCATCCGGAGGGAGGGCGACGAGCAGCAATGGGTGAACGAGTGGACCGTCTCCGACCCGTCGTCCCCGGAGGAGGTGTTCGACGCCTTCCAGCGCGCGATCCGGCAGCACATCACGTGGATGGGCTCCACGCCTCGCTGGACGCGGATCGACGACGGCGACGAGCCGTTGCGCAGCCAGTGGCGGTTCCGCGATGAGCAGGATCGGACGTGGCGCGGGGTGCTGGAGGTGACGCCGAATACGGTGACCCAGCAGGGCGCGGTCGTCCGGCTCTCCTTGCACCTCGATCCGCGCCGTGCGTCAATCTGA